The sequence below is a genomic window from Methylotuvimicrobium alcaliphilum 20Z.
TGATAACCTATTGATCGTACAATCCGGTGACCAACGTTCATTATTCTACCTATTGAAAGAATATCCGCCGTCAGCCACGATCTCGTCCATCCAAAGTTACCTGGAACGATACCGGAAACTTGAAGGAACAGGCATTAGCAAACTTGAAGCGCAGTGCGTCGATCCCGCTTTTATCGATTATCTTTACAAGCTCGCCCGCCGCTACAACGCAAGAGACATCAAGCGTTTTAAGGAACCCAAACGCTATGCCATGATGGCCTGTTTTCTTCTGGAAACCCGTAAGGGTTTACTGGATTCCCTGGTCAAGATGCACGACCAGTTCATCATGGACATGCTACGAAAAGCGAAGCACATTCATGAAATGAAACACCGTGAGTTTCGTAAGCGTCAGAAAAAAGCCATTGATACGGTGCTCGATACCACCCAGTTAATTATCGATTGGCCGGACGACAAACCCTTGCATAAAACTGATCTATGGCAACAGGTTAGCGAGAAACAGTTGCTGGATTCCATTAACGATCTGCATAGCTTCAAGCGGCTAGAAGAGCGTGGGTATGGCGATATTTTGTTGGGGCGTTACCCCAGCTTACGCAAATATTTTGCTGAATTTATTCAGTTGCCGTTCGCCGTAAAATCCGGCACCGAGCCGCTAATGAATGTGATTAACCTTGTTCGTCAGTTGGATGCCGGTACTCTCAAGAAGATTCCCGATAATGCCCCGACAGGATTTATTCCGCAAGAGCTTCGTCGCTCATACAAGGATAAGGACGGCAATATAAAGCGTAATGCCTGGGAACTGGGGCTTGCGATAGCCATGAAAGAGGCGCTTCGCTCCGGCGATTTATATCTGCCGCGAAGTAAGCATCATGTGTCGTTCTGGGATCTCATGCTGGATGAGCGCCACTGGCAAGCCAACCGAGAGGCTTCGTACGAAGCACTTCAGCAACCTTATCAGGATGCCGTTAAATCTGTCCTGACATTGCAATTCCATCAGGCCGTTGGAAAAGCTGAAAAATGCTTTGGCCTTGATACGTTCGCAGAAATCAAGGATGGCAAATTGAGGCTGAAAAAAGACGACAAAGCCGAAATCCCCGATGCCGTCATCAAGTTGCAAAAAGTCATTGATGCCAGTCTGCCACCTATTCGAATTGAGCAGTTACTGATGGAAGTGGATAGGCAAACGGGGTTTAGCCGCCACTTTATCCCCCTACAGCAACACCAGTCCAGACCGGCAAATTTTTATAAGACCTTGATAGCCGGGCTTATCTCACAGGCAACCAATCTCGGTGTGGTCGCCATGAGCGCCAGTGTCAAAGGTGTTACCGTTGATATGTTGCGGCACGTCTTACAATTCTATGTGAATGCGGTCAATTGCTCATAAACAGGATTTCCTGAGGCTTTGCTGTACAGTTCGAGGGTTTCAATCAATGGGCTGATAGGATCGCGCCAGGGCGTTTTATGCGCGAATCCGTGCCGTTCCTGTAACGCTTCGAGCGTGTGCAGGGATTCCACCAAGGCTTCCGCCTGCTCGATCGCGATTTGTAGGTGCGCGCAGTAATCCTTGAAAGCCTCATCGGTCTCTTTTGCGTGCTTGGTACGTCTGTGTGTAGTTGTGGCATACACCAGACTTTCAAAAAACAATCGCCAGAATCGCCGCTCGATGTCCTCGTCGGATTCCGCTGCGTCGGTGTGGATCATTTGTCCGGGTGTCGTTATGGTTGATCGGAAAACCTGATCGACACGCAATAAGGCTTTTTTAAGTTTAAGTCCTGTGCTGCCTTTTCCGGTGTCGTTTTTTTGGACGGCATCCAGC
It includes:
- a CDS encoding DUF4158 domain-containing protein, producing the protein MIDVISKNRTRLSRNSNYRQFLEEICTNQRVPLTMTTSEGFLNQRQRYQSIKLSQDFSDEEMARDWTLSDADKKEISKYRKNSRIFIAIQLSALRLYGRFLAEVNGLSPRIVNYLNNQLGLPPSLTVPTPDREATFSEYRKNILNYLGFSKYDDEAQARLQKWLEQQALQAHLPDELFLRAERYLLAERVVLPGASVLERLVISVCAETHEHLFEVLCARFTPELRTAIDNLLIVQSGDQRSLFYLLKEYPPSATISSIQSYLERYRKLEGTGISKLEAQCVDPAFIDYLYKLARRYNARDIKRFKEPKRYAMMACFLLETRKGLLDSLVKMHDQFIMDMLRKAKHIHEMKHREFRKRQKKAIDTVLDTTQLIIDWPDDKPLHKTDLWQQVSEKQLLDSINDLHSFKRLEERGYGDILLGRYPSLRKYFAEFIQLPFAVKSGTEPLMNVINLVRQLDAGTLKKIPDNAPTGFIPQELRRSYKDKDGNIKRNAWELGLAIAMKEALRSGDLYLPRSKHHVSFWDLMLDERHWQANREASYEALQQPYQDAVKSVLTLQFHQAVGKAEKCFGLDTFAEIKDGKLRLKKDDKAEIPDAVIKLQKVIDASLPPIRIEQLLMEVDRQTGFSRHFIPLQQHQSRPANFYKTLIAGLISQATNLGVVAMSASVKGVTVDMLRHVLQFYVNAVNCS